One region of Drosophila kikkawai strain 14028-0561.14 chromosome 2R, DkikHiC1v2, whole genome shotgun sequence genomic DNA includes:
- the tou gene encoding bromodomain adjacent to zinc finger domain protein 2B isoform X5: MNKNAGDGSGNDGKNSNKNSNAGGGAGAGGPHDPTGLLDAASLFAYWGRDPTGAAAAAAASNPLFNSQFNAAAAAGLGLLPNAAGAAANDRYSMAAAAAAAAGAHHHQNTMAVAASQAASLAGLHPASWWSMAQLAAQDYFSRLQASGLSPFPHPDLAAAFGPAAMGMGGAGAGGSGGSGGGGSGVLGAGGAGGASGNGGSSSGSSGSKSNKSRKEKRAAQQQQQQQQSLANSLNAAAAAAAAAAANNPAAALASMHGFGVVPGTSMPQSVSTGSGSISTNSGHGGYKSTASAYGKPSTMTSSSSMASNPGSAYDPVTLHKELLAMQAVAAAASSGSGSGGGSSSKKSGGGGGSSSSSSLHSHGMGMGGSGGIMSSGKASTSVSASNASLGGMHPSLSGSNPLMSPHSSSSASSGKDRDKNNPSLNALNSLSQFGALGMTPQQSMQAAMNAFAASTGVAPPSSTITSSPHSSSSASQQQQLGGSGSGSGGKGSSAKDYMMGSGSDHPSLLGVRLPPDTEIIKYTSSIVGPKIPGLSPAKRARLEMEYAAMAAAAQQQHQQAQQAQQHHHHHQQQQQQQQQQAAQQQAQLQGMLGAAGISGMAGLAGLQGVGNPLDQLSVSKASSSTTTSSSSSAATASNLLNQSSSSDRVEVIKLPPTITSNGAYNLSSKGKEIHDLTTTDHAPTSGGVNLSLKANNANASGPPAGAVGSASNPITIDDFDAPLNLSMKPSDKSTNPSSGGGASSSSSSAALASLASDYQAVASGGQGGNSLQSLSSITAALGGTAGGMPGGSISGSGGTSPAPAGAGTGSGSGSGGGGSSSYKEGRPRNLGRGVSKPKKNTVASLLAQSRAVGLKPMLATQQLLQQGADIEKIRLALSEANAHMETSTDSESVAAESGLSESESEDANILNVAELRVPLELGWKRETVIRGLTKQGQIRGEVTYYAPGGSSTPLKSIGQVFAILEQQQPSNLSRENFSFSARAIVGSFLQPAPPPYANDGEYIRMTDEDVAKRLEDLKVFTRQTLNVEQRIEIAKQQQAMRDAKKLQKEELARNKEKARQEKNAKLEQQRKEKELKNQQAVEERKKRQEELDRLKQEELLKKQQEMQKQKEMLLAAEMERERRRQHMNLIRMLELRRKFEEREKKKHQLVLDRLLLRERRMAERKRDAEILQLIRRPNEDSELPQELVIPELERIAGNRLPGQAMADLLMVFEFLHNFGETLGFDMESLPSLQNLHDALISDSCADAEEELLSVMTHLLVCAIEDPGVPNPGRHTTLLGQSLRNADITNSNVSEILRIYLYATATGEVRQMHGITVDRERERRVPDHHQLDADSTTHSHSAKNQEYYKLLHENDTWKLSQSLKDRPFVALNPTRKAQMLAHLCNDLLMNKAVLRQIDGSLETCAQMRKEKYMTDMKVRKYKALHMRKARIEAYERAQAEREAAMQALVAQQKLDAERQKQQAAEEEEAAKAAAEAGGVDGEAVAKVNSPNGGKPQDEDQEQDEQATPIKEQQSAQPMEVDSVADEDSLVSPAKSLSQQVDVQLTPSKQDITTTPTYQHNGSSTPTTTASGGAADALLQAKKSGARNSINDEHHHHHHHDVSIIDDDLSDLDSEITNVEEDEDNRLSADELQKKLDKIVRASLNCKEALEKSTNQLRAACFGQDRFWRRYWKLPKAGGIFIEALESAQNDICGYHEALEGMDDKKKEEEGVGADEKEQEEKEKADKDSAEQENHADEGEQQPMEVDEANEEGQHNEENPPQKDANREENNKEVEGHDDDEDDDDDDVTEINKVEPEIVDLGDDDDDVPPPPKVEPPPPRPEIKVKSEMELMGPPPTTMIATKTDFEAEIKIPAMPGNLMPPNTATLNNNNNNSNNNNNNNGSNNCDKLETGLGLGQNVIKMEDLKKEDDCIIVSTSSVDDTPKWFSIVRREVPLISELPAEEGGQVAQELQHGYANHNCSAQLQLQGHPWDLINNMQYYSIPMDECKVDAGKLGHECIFSLSGLDEKQMLAKIEEYHNSSSSKVESKNGLGSPHRHHVHDETEDDEEMRATKLKEIVARGGEVDAEELTGASKDKFFRLRSDVPPDTGGGGGGGAAAGDVKPKIELRLDEALSQAYYHNIANMSLSSVQTYIPIDIPLPLSMTPDEHRLLEQVKLAGFPERVHGVYVPRRQRYGWWQLDDDQKLRQLLKTLNPSGLRERELQENLQRFLGLEQPLGVSYQLKADPEHSEEYMMPDQAGDWNPKVAKRVELALLEQLESLEDKVASASMQLKNWQLPNRVESELTLDSSQEDVTEEDFVSIIPMIRERIIDLEANIERRYLKPPLGSQTGDAHLAVIAQNQHTTTQTQNSASAAAYLLQMQQQQQQQQLAQQQQQQAQQGSGNNSLNPSSFNERTMALAAAAAASSTAATVNPSGGGVTTPCDPEANSGNASPASNCDSDRDEKVENIPKGLVQWRDAVSRSHTTAQLAMALYVLESCVAWDKSIMKAYATRNKSSKKEKKGSAQKQATKRKQPKKKQEKKNIQENEPEMNGNGKTPKKTPKKKSPLSIKINLKALEQLEQQKSNQKSNQNPTQTQSSTSSSSPDSDSDFVTPQTPTPTKKDNKRRSSSSLNSRKYSKYSLQNCQFCTSGENEDKLLLCDGCDKGYHTYCFKPKMDNIPDGDWYCYECVNKATNERKCIVCGGHRPSPVGKMIYCDLCPRAYHADCYIPPLLKVPRGKWYCHGCISRAPPPKKRSTGGGGSSSSSSKSRRDRDRDNREREGGAATAKRSSKPTHGGALEMQQQQIQPLAGGDSHHQHHHHQSLNSSHDESMNSLSTAAPLSPAHSVASVTTYDDQQQQPSAHININTNSVDGSSRFQTSNNNNNGTEDVMPGYPVAAAYPSLVGAGSFATAAAPVPTAMQFAMSPRAVTPTRTRTPTPTPVPTPPPPPPGPLQPPPTPTPLIMQQASPTTHAAALHVTACQSPPQQHHQQQLMTMPSPPAAGAGTQMSPPPINIHAMQEAKEKLKQEKKEKHATKKLMKELAVCKTLLGEMELHEDSWPFLLPVNTKQFPTYRKIIKSPMDLSTIKKRLMDLSYKTREDFCVDVRQIFDNCEMFNEDDSPVGKAGHGMRKFFELRWNELTDKHS, translated from the exons ATGAACAAAAATGCCGGCGATGGCAGCGGAAACGATGGCAAAAATTCCAACAAAAACTCGAATGCAGGCGGTGGCGCTGGAGCCGGGGGGCCACACGATCCCACCGGCCTTCTAGATGCAGCCTCTCTCTTTG CTTATTGGGGCCGTGATCCCACTGGAGCGGCAGCCGCTGCAGCGGCCTCTAATCCGCTGTTCAACTCACAGTTcaatgccgccgccgctgcaggATTGGGTTTGCTACCAAATGCAGCAGGCGCTGCTGCCAACGATCGGTACTCGATGGCCGCTGccgcagcggcggcggcgggagCCCATCATCATCAGAACACCATGGCGGTGGCAGCTTCACAGGCGGCCAGTTTGGCCGGTTTGCATCCAGCAA GCTGGTGGTCCATGGCCCAACTAGCTGCCCAGGATTACTTCAGCCGCCTGCAGGCCTCTGGCCTCTCGCCCTTTCCCCATCCCGATCTGGCTGCCGCCTTTGGCCCAGCTGCCATGGGCATGGGAGGTGCTGGAGCGGGGGGTTCCggtggcagcggcggcggaggtTCCGGTGTGCTAGGAGCAGGTGGTGCTGGCGGTGCTAGTGGCAATGGCGGCTCATCATCTGGTTCCTCGGGCAGCAAATCGAACAAGTCGCGGAAGGAAAAGCGAGCAgcccaacagcaacagcagcagcaacagagtCTGGCCAACAGCTTAaatgcggcagcagcagcggcggcagctgcgGCGGCCAATAATCCAGCGGCTGCCTTGGCCAGCATGCACGGGTTTGGCGTGGTGCCGGGCACCAGCATGCCGCAGTCGGTGAGCACGGGCAGCGGTTCAATATCCACCAACAGCGGGCACGGCGGCTACAAG AGCACGGCAAGTGCCTATGGCAAACCCTCGACCAtgacgagcagcagcagcatggcCAGTAATCCCGGTTCTGCCTACGATCCGGTGACTTTGCACAAGGAACTGCTGGCCATGCAGGCCGTGGCAGCCGCTGCCTCCTCCGGTTCGGGCTCAGGCGGCGGTTCTTCGTCCAAAAAATCCGGTGGAGGCGGAGGGTCGTCCTCTTCCTCCTCTCTGCACAGCCATGGCATGGGAAtgggcggcagcggcggcatcATGTCAAGCGGCAAGGCTTCCACAAGTGTCAGTGCCAGCAATGCATCGCTGGGCGGCATGCATCCCAGTTTGTCAGGCAGCAATCCCCTGATGTCACCACACTCGTCCTCTTCCGCATCATCGGGCAAGGATCGGGACAAGAACAATCCATCACTCAATGCCCTCAACTCGTTGTCACAATTTGGAGCTTTGGGGATGACGCCCCAGCAGAGCATGCAGGCGGCCATGAATGCGTTTGCGGCTAGTACTGGAGTGGCGCCGCCCTCGTCCACGATCACCTCCTCGCCGCATTCCTCATCCTCCGcctcccagcagcagcaattggGTGGAAGTGGCTCGGGTTCCGGAGGCAAGGGATCCAGTGCCAAGGATTACATGATGGG CTCTGGCAGTGATCATCCCTCTTTGCTTGGAGTACGCCTGCCGCCAGACACGGAGATTATCAAGTATACATCTTCCATCGTGGGACCCAAGATACCTG GTCTCAGTCCCGCCAAACGGGCTAGACTCGAAATGGAGTATGCAGCAATGGCGGCGGCCgcacagcaacagcatcagcaggcgcagcaggcacagcagcatcatcatcaccaccagcaacagcagcagcaacagcagcagcaagcagcgcagcagcaggccCAGCTTCAGGGAATGCTTGGAGCAGCAGGAATCTCTGGTATGGCTGGACTTGCGGGACTACAAGGCGTGGGCAATCCCCTCGATCAATTGAGCGTGAGCAAGGCCAGCTCATCGACGACCACCAGTTCCAGTTCCTCTGCGGCCACGGCAAGCAATCTGCTCAATCAAAGCTCCTCCAGTGACCGCGTGGAGGTCATCAAACTGCCACCAACCATCACCTCCAATGGCGCATACAATCTGTCCAGCAAGGGCAAGGAGATCCATGACCTGACCACCACCGATCATGCACCCACTTCCGGCGGTGTAAATCTCAGTTTGAAGGCCAACAATGCCAATGCCTCGGGGCCACCAGCGGGAGCTGTGGGCTCTGCCTCGAATCCCATCACCATTGATGATTTCGATGCACCGCTCAATCTTTCCATGAAGCCGTCGGATAAGAGCACCAATCCCTCTTCTGGCGGTGGAGCTTCATCCTCTTCTTCCAGTGCAGCGCTGGCAAGCTTGGCCAGTGACTATCAGGCGGTGGCCAGTGGCGGTCAGGGTGGGAATAGCCTGCAGAGCTTGAGTTCTATAACAGCGGCCTTGGGCGGAACAGCTGGCGGCATGCCAGGTGGTTCTATTTCGGGTAGCGGTGGCACATCTCCAGCTCCTGCAGGTGCGGGCACAGGATCAGGATCGGGTTCTGGCGGTGGCGGTTCCTCCTCTTACAAGGAGGGACGTCCTAGAAATCTGGGACGTGGCGTGTCCAAGCCCAAAAAGAACACTGTGGCCTCTCTTCTGGCTCAATCCCGAGCCGTGGGCCTGAAGCCCATGCTGGCcacgcagcagctgctgcaacAAGGAGCAGATATA GAAAAAATCCGATTGGCTCTAAGCGAGGCCAATGCCCACATGGAAACCTCTACGGATTCTGAAAGTGTGGCTGCCGAAAGTGGCCTCTcagagtcggagtcggaggATGCCAATATCCTGAATGTGGCAGAGCTAAGGGTGCCCCTGGAACTGGGCTGGAAGCGGGAAACCGTGATCCGTGGCCTGACCAAACAGGGGCAAATCCGTGGTGAAGTCACCTACTATGCGCCGGGCGGCAGTTCAACGCCTTTGAAGAGCATTGGACAGGTTTTTGCT ATCctggagcaacagcagccctCGAATCTGAGTCGTGAGAACTTTAGCTTCTCAGCGCGAGCCATCGTTGGATCCTTTTTACAGCCCGCACCACCGCCATATGCCAATGATGGCGAATACATACGAATGACGGACGAGGATGTGGCCAAGCGGCTGGAGGATCTGAAGGTATTTACCCGACAAACCCTCAATGTGGAGCAGCGCATCGAGATagccaagcagcagcaggcaatgCGGGATGCCAAGAAGCTGCAAAAGGAGGAGCTGGCCAGGAACAAGGAAAAGGCAAGGCAGGAAAAGAATGCCAAGTTGGAGCAGCAGcgcaaggagaaggagctcaAGAATCAGCAGGCTGTTGAG gAACGCAAAAAGCGTCAGGAGGAATTGGATCGCCTTAAGCAGGAGGAATTGCTCAAAAAGCAACAG GAAATGCAGAAACAAAAGGAAATGCTACTAGCTGCTGAAATG GAACGTGAGCGTCGACGCCAGCACATGAACCTAATCCGAATGCTGGAGCTGCGTCGCAAGTTCGAGGAGCGCGAAAAGAAGAAGCATCAGTTGGTTTTAGATCGCCTGCTCCTGCGCGAACGCCGCATGGCCGAGCGAAAGCGGGATGCAGAGATCCTGCAGTTGATACGGCGACCCAATGAGGACTCGGAGCTGCCTCAAGAGCTGGTCATACCAGAGCTAGAACGCATTGCCGGCAACCGTCTGCCCGGCCAGGCTATGGCCGATCTGCTGATGGTCTTTGAGTTCCTCCACAACTTTGGCGAGACTCTGGGCTTTGACATGGAGTCACTGCCTTCCCTACAGAATCTACACGATGCGCTGATCAGTGACAGTTGCGCCGATgccgaggaggagctgctgtcCGTGATGACGCACCTCCTGGTGTGTGCCATTGAGGATCCCGGTGTGCCCAATCCCGGAAGACATACCACACTCCTTGGTCAGTCGTTGCGCAATGCTGACATTACAAACTCGAATGTTTCGGAGATCTTGAGGATCTATCTGTATGCCACGGCCACGGGTGAAGTGCGGCAAATGCATGGCATTACTGTGGaccgagagcgagagcgacGAGTGCCCGATCATCATCAGTTGGACGCGGACTCGACCACACACTCGCATTCGGCCAAGAATCAAGAGTACTACAAGCTTCTCCATGAAAACGACACCTGGAAACTTTCGCAATCGCTCAAGGATCGTCCCTTTGTGGCTTTGAATCCCACCCGAAAGGCCCAAATGCTCGCCCACCTGTGCAACGATCTGCTGATGAACAAGGCCGTGCTGCGCCAGATTGATGGCAGCCTGGAGACCTGCGCCCAGATGCGCAAGGAGAAGTACATGACGGACATGAAGGTGCGCAAGTACAAGGCTTTGCATATGCGCAAGGCACGCATCGAGGCGTATGAGCGGGCCCAGGCGGAACGGGAGGCGGCCATGCAGGCCCTGGTGGCGCAACAGAAACTAGATGCCGAACGACAGAAGCAGCAGGCAGCcgaagaggaggaggcggcCAAGGCGGCAGCTGAAGCCGGGGGAGTCGATGGAGAAGCTGTAGCCAAGGTTAACTCACCGAATGGTGGAAAGCCCCAAGATGAGGATCAAGAACAGGATGAACAAGCCACACCCATCAAGGAGCAGCAGTCGGCGCAACCCATGGAAGTAGACAGCGTGGCGGATGAGGACTCCCTGGTAAGTCCCGCCAAGAGTCTGAGCCAGCAAGTGGATGTCCAGCTAACGCCCAGTAAACAGGATATAACCACCACGCCCACCTATCAGCACAACGGTTCCAGCACACCAACAACCACGGCCAGTGGAGGTGCTGCCGATGCCTTGCTGCAGGCTAAGAAAAGCGGAGCCCGCAATTCCATTAACGAtgaacatcatcatcatcatcatcacgaTGTGAGCATCATTGATGATGATCTCTCCGATCTTGATTCGGAGATCACCAATgtggaggaggacgaggacaaTCGCCTAAGCGCCGATGAGTTGCAAAAGAAGCTGGACAAGATTGTAAGGGCTTCTTTGAACTGCAAGGAGGCGCTGGAGAAGAGCACCAATCAGCTGAGAGCGGCCTGCTTTGGTCAGGATCGCTTCTGGCGTCGCTACTGGAAGCTGCCCAAGGCGGGTGGTATATTTATAGAAGCCTTGGAGTCGGCGCAGAATGATATATGCGGTTATCATGAGGCATTGGAGGGCATGGATGAtaagaagaaggaggaggaaggTGTAGGTGCAGATgagaaggagcaggaggagaaggaaaagGCAGATAAGGATAGTGCTGAGCAGGAAAACCATGCCGATGAAGGGGAGCAGCAGCCCATGGAGGTGGATGAAGCTAACGAGGAAGGACAGCACAACGAGGAGAATCCACCACAAAAGGATGCAAATCGAGAAGAGAACAACAAAGAGGTTGAAGGCCACGATGACGACGAagatgatgacgacgacgatgtCACAGAAATCAACAAGGTGGAACCTGAGATTGTAGATCtaggcgatgatgatgatgatgtgccGCCTCCGCCAAAGGTGGAACCTCCTCCACCCCGACCCGAAATCAAGGTCAAGTCCGAAATGGAGCTAATGGGTCCACCGCCAACGACCATGATAGCCACCAAGACCGATTTCGAGGCGGAGATCAAAATACCAGCCATGCCCGGCAATCTGATGCCGCCCAACACAGCCACtctcaacaacaacaacaacaatagcaataataacaacaacaacaatggaaGCAACAACTGTGATAAGTTGGAAACTGGCTTGGGTCTGGGACAAAATGTAATCAAAATGGAGGATCTTAAAAAGGAAGATGATTGCATAATAGTCTCGACTTCGAGTGTGGATGACACACCCAAATGGTTCTCCATTGTCCGCCGTGAAGTGCCACTGATTAGCGAACTGCCAGCGGAGGAGGGCGGCCAGGTGGCCCAGGAACTCCAGCATGGCTATGCCAATCATAATTGCTCTgctcagctgcagctgcagggTCATCCCTGGGATCTAATCAACAACATGCAATACTATTCCATACCCATGGACGAGTGCAAGGTGGATGCCGGGAAGCTTGGCCACGAATGCATCTTCTCGCTGAGCGGCCTCGACGAGAAGCAAATGCTGGCCAAAATTGAGGAGTaccacaacagcagcagcagcaaggtgGAGTCAAAAAACGGTCTGGGCTCTCCTCATCGCCACCATGTCCACGATGAGACTGAAGATGATGAGGAGATGAGGGCCACCAAGCTGAAGGAGATAGTAGCCAGAGGCGGGGAAGTGGATGCTGAGGAGCTAACCGGAGCGAGTAAGGACAAGTTTTTTCGCTTGCGCTCTGATGTGCCGCCGGACacgggaggaggaggaggaggaggagcagcagccgggGACGTGAAGCCCAAGATTGAGCTGCGCCTGGATGAGGCATTATCGCAGGCCTATTACCACAACATAGCCAACATGTCGCTGAGCAGTGTCCAGACCTACATACCCATTGACATACCGCTGCCGCTCTCCATGACCCCGGACGAGCATCGTCTGCTGGAGCAGGTGAAGCTAGCAGGGTTCCCCGAGCGCGTTCATGGCGTCTATGTGCCCCGGCGACAGCGCTACGGCTGGTGGCAGCTGGACGATGATCAGAAGCTGCGTCAGCTCCTCAAAACCCTGAATCCCTCTGGGTTGAGGGAACGTGAACTCCAGGAGAATCTCCAAAGGTTCCTCGGCCTGGAACAGCCACTGGGCGTGAGCTATCAACTTAAAGCTGATCCTGAGCACTCGGAGGAGTACATGATGCCCGACCAGGCTGGCGATTGGAACCCCAAGGTGGCCAAGCGTGTGGAACTGGCTTTGCTGGAGCAACTCGAGTCGCTGGAGGATAAGGTGGCCAGTGCTTCGATGCAGCTAAAGAATTGGCAGCTGCCCAATCGCGTGGAAAGCGAACTAACCCTTGATTCCAGCCAGGAGGATGTCACCGAGGAGGACTTTGTGAGCATTATACCCATGATACGGGAGAGGATCATAGATTTAGAGGCCAACATCGAGCGGCGTTACTTGAAGCCACCACTGGGCTCCCAGACAGGCGACGCTCACTTGGCGGTGATTGCCCAGAATCAGCATACGACGACTCAGACCCAGAACTCGGCATCGGCTGCAGCATATCTCTTGCAgatgcagcaacagcagcagcagcaacagttggcccaacagcagcagcagcaggcgcagcaAGGATCAGGCAACAATAGCCTCAATCCCTCATCCTTTAATGAACGAACCATGGctctggcagcagcagcagcagcttcctcgacagcagcaacagtgaATCCCAGTGGAGGAGGCGTTACCACACCCTGTGATCCGGAAGCCAACTCGGGCAATGCCTCGCCGGCGAGCAACTGTGACAGCGATCGCGATGAGAAGGTGGAGAATATACCCAAGGGCCTGGTGCAGTGGCGGGATGCAGTGTCGCGATCCCACACCACCGCCCAGCTGGCTATGGCCCTGTACGTCCTGGAATCCTGTGTGGCCTGGGACAAGAGCATCATGAAAGCG tatgcaacaagAAACAAGTCCAgcaagaaggagaagaagggCAGCGCCCAAAAGCAGGCAACGAAGCGAAAGCAGCCCAAAAAGAagcaagaaaagaaaaatatacagGAAAATGAGCCAGAGATGAACGGGAATgggaaaaccccaaaaaagaCACCCAAAAAGAAGTCACCACTAAGCATCAAAATCAATCTAAAGGCCCTGGAGCAGCTGGAACAGCAGAAATCGAATCAAAAATCCAATCAAAACCCAACCCAAACCCAATCCTCTACTTCATCCTCATCCCCGGACTCCGACTCGGACTTTGTCACACCACAAACACCAACTCCGACCAAGAAGGATAATAAGAgacgctcctcctcctccttaaACTCTAGAAAATATTCGAAATATTCCTTACAGAACTGCCAGTTTTGCACCTCCGGCGAGAACGAGGATAAGCTTCTCCTATGCGATGGCTGCGACAAGGGCTATCACACGTATTGCTTCAAGCCCAAGATGGACAACATACCCGATGGCGATTG GTACTGCTACGAGTGCGTCAACAAGGCCACCAATGAGCGCAAGTGCATCGTTTGCGGTGGCCATCGTCCCTCGCCCGTGGGCAAGATGATCTACTGTGACTTGTGTCCGCGCGCCTATCATGCCGACTGCTATATACCTCCCCTCTTGAAGGTGCCGCGTGGGAAATGGTATTGCCATGGCTGCATCTCTCGTGCCCCACCGCCCAAGAAGCGCAgcactggcggcggcggtagcagtagcagcagcagcaagtctAGAAGAGATCGGGACAGGGACAACCGTGAAAGGGAAGGTGGAGCGGCGACAGCCAAGCGCAGCAGCAAGCCGACGCATGGAGGAGCCTTGGAgatgcaacagcaacaaatacAGCCACTGGCAGGTGGTGACTCCCATCaccagcatcatcatcatcagtcGCTGAATTCCTCGCACGATGAGTCCATGAATTCGCTATCGACGGCGGCACCGCTTAG TCCGGCGCATTCGGTGGCCTCGGTAACGACCTACGatgaccagcagcagcagccttcggcgcacatcaacatcaacaccAATTCGGTCGATGGCAGCAGCCGCTTTCAAACatcaaacaacaacaacaatggcacgGAGGATGTGATGCCCGGCTATCCAGTAGCCGCCGCTTATCCATCATTAGTTGGAGCTGGTAGCTTTGCAACAGCGGCGGCGCCAGTGCCAACGGCCATGCAATTTGCCATGTCGCCGCGTGCTGttacgccaacgcgcaccagaACACCAACGCCGACCCCGGTGCCTACACCACCTCCGCCGCCACCCGGGCCTTTGCAGCCGCCACCGACGCCAACGCCTCTGATAATGCAGCAGGCCTCGCCCACCACCCATGCCGCCGCCCTTCATGTAACCGCCTGCCAGTCGCCGCCCCAAcaacatcatcagcagcagctgatGACCATGCCCTCGCCGCCAGCAGCTGGAGCGGGCACACAAATGTCACCGCCGCCCATCAACATACATGCCATGCAGGAGGCCAAGGAGAAGCTGAAGCaggagaagaaggagaagCATGCCACCAAGAAGCTGATGAAGGAGCTGGCCGTGTGCAAGACTTTACTAGGGGAAATGGAG CTCCATGAGGACTCCTGGCCTTTTTTGTTGCCTGTAAACACCAAACAGTTTCCCACATAtcgcaaaataattaaatctccCATGGATTTGTCCACCATCAAGAAGAGATTAATGGATTTGAG CTACAAGACCCGCGAGGACTTTTGCGTCGATGTCCGGCAGATCTTTGACAATTGCGAAATGTTCAACGAGGATGATTCACCCGTGGGCAAGGCCGGTCATGGGATGCGCAAGTTCTTTGAGTTGCGTTGGAATGAGCTGACGGACAAGCACTCCTGA